A section of the Telopea speciosissima isolate NSW1024214 ecotype Mountain lineage chromosome 3, Tspe_v1, whole genome shotgun sequence genome encodes:
- the LOC122655403 gene encoding uncharacterized protein LOC122655403, translating into MKCVYWNIRGLGNDRARAHLRLLVNEIKPDFLCLAEPKIPVERCPSRYFSRIGLHPNVIANRREDGAANLWFLWREGLPEPVVILSSSQHMTLQVKIQGVKSFVSVVHASCLRAVRRDLWCDLASVAGVACPWLVIGDFNAYLYASEKRGPGHFNQGSVEDFTAMVDLASLTPIPSSGKKFTWSNNRRIGNVQAVLDRSFGNDAWWQQFEGCSQRVLVSGYSDHSPILVSCENLPRPPNVPFRFQRFWTKHDDFRSFVKDSWGEPVKGSPLFVVTKKLKRLKGPLRAWARGAFPHIDHEISRTKDHLHSIQKTIEEDGYSDALFDSEVSAKLSYNKAVELQEKLWKEKARDKWVKHSDRRTKYFHLSTKIRRALNAIREIKRDDGVSLKETSSIADYFVSHFESFYKRGTVSSNADLIADIPPPDHCI; encoded by the coding sequence ATGAAGTGCGTGTATTGGAACATTAGAGGGCTGGGGAACGATCGTGCTCGAGCTCATTTGAGACTGCTGgtgaatgaaataaaaccaGATTTCCTATGTTTGGCGGAACCAAAGATCCCTGTTGAGAGGTGTCCCAGTCGATATTTCTCAAGGATAGGGCTGCACCCTAATGTAATTGCAAACCGCAGAGAAGATGGAGCTGCTAATTTATGGTTCCTTTGGAGAGAAGGGCTGCCAGAACCGGTGGTGATTTTAAGCTCCAGCCAGCATATGACCCTGCAGGTCAAGATTCAGGGGGTTAAAAGTTTTGTTTCAGTGGTTCATGCTAGCTGCTTGCGAGCAGTTCGACGTGATCTGTGGTGCGATTTGGCGTCAGTTGCAGGGGTTGCATGTCCCTGGCTTGTTATAGGTGACTTTAATGCGTATTTGTATGCTAGTGAGAAAAGGGGACCCGGTCACTTCAATCAAGGCTCAGTAGAGGATTTTACGGCGATGGTAGATTTGGCATCGTTAACGCCAATCCCATCATCGGGTAAGAAGTTCACTTGGTCAAATAATAGAAGAATTGGGAATGTTCAAGCAGTCCTAGACAGAAGCTTTGGGAATGATGCATGGTGGCAGCAGTTCGAAGGGTGCTCTCAGCGGGTACTAGTAAGTGGATATTCAGACCACTCTCCTATTTTGGTTTCTTGTGAAAATCTTCCGCGCCCCCCCAATGTGCCATTTCGGTTTCAGCGATTCTGGACAAAACATGATGACTTCAGGAGTTTTGTTAAAGATTCCTGGGGAGAACCAGTCAAGGGCTCACCACTGTTTGTAGTTACCAAGAAATTGAAGCGCCTCAAAGGCCCGCTTCGAGCCTGGGCTAGAGGGGCGTTCCCTCATATTGACCATGAGATATCACGCACCAAGGATCACCTGCATTCAATTCAAAAAACTATTGAGGAAGATGGTTACTCGGATGCCTTGTTTGACAGTGAGGTGTCTGCGAAGCTGAGTTATAACAAGGCAGTGGAGCTACAAGAGAAGTTGTGGAAAGAAAAAGCCAGGGATAAATGGGTCAAACACAGTGACAGACGCACTAAATATTTTCACCTCTCCACTAAAATCCGGCGAGCTTTGAATGCTATCCGTGAAATCAAACGAGATGATGGAGTGAGTTTGAAGGAGACTAGCTCAATTGCTGATTACTTTGTGAGCCATTTTGAAAGTTTTTATAAAAGAGGGACGGTTTCCAGTAACGCAGATTTGATTGCAGATATTCCCCCCCCTGATCACTGCATCTGA